The following are encoded in a window of Balaenoptera ricei isolate mBalRic1 chromosome 1, mBalRic1.hap2, whole genome shotgun sequence genomic DNA:
- the TAGLN2 gene encoding transgelin-2 isoform X1, giving the protein MGSLSRVDRLPVTGVEEPGGALTLPRVLSTETLAHVQGLSFPQTPPPFGMANRGPSYGLSREVQQKIEKQYDTDLEQILIQWITTQCRKDVGRPQPGRENFQNWLKDGTVLCELINGLYPEGQAPVRKIQASTMAFKQMEQISQFLQAAERYGINTTDIFQTVDLWEGKNMACVQRTLMNLGGLAVAQNNGLFCGDPNWFPKKSKENPRNFSDNQLQEGKNVIGLQMGTNRGASQAGMTGYGMPRQIL; this is encoded by the exons ATGGGAAGCCTCAGTAGAGTAGACAGGCTACCTGTCACAGGGGTGGAAGAACCCGGAGGCGCCTTAACACTTCCTAGAGTTCTGAGCACTGAGACTCTAGCCCACGTCCAGGGGTTAAG CTTTCCCCAGACACCACCACCCTTTGGAATGGCCAACAGGGGACCTTCCTACGGCCTGAGCCGGGAGGTGCAGCAGAAGATTGAGAAACAATATGATACGGACCTGGAGCAGATCCTGATCCAATGGATCACCACCCAGTGCCGCAAGGATGTGGGCCGGCCCCAGCCTGGGCGCGAGAACTTCCAGAACTGGCTCAAGGATGGCACG GTGCTGTGTGAGCTCATTAATGGGCTGTACCCCGAGGGGCAGGCCCCAGTGAGGAAGATCCAGGCCTCCACCATGGCCTTCAAGCAGATGGAGCAGATCTCCCAGTTCCTGCAAGCAGCCGAGCGCTACGGCATCAACACCACTGACATCTTCCAGACTGTGGACCTCTGGGAAG GAAAGAACATGGCCTGTGTGCAGCGGACACTGATGAACCTGGGTGGGCTGGCGGTAGCCCAGAACAATGGGCTCTTCTGTGGAGATCCCAACTGGTTTCCCAA GAAATCCAAGGAGAACCCTCGGAACTTCTCAGACAACCAGCTGCAGGAGGGCAAGAATGTGATTGGGTTACAGATGGGGACCAACCGCGGGGCATCTCAGGCAGGCATGACCGGCTACGGGATGCCACGCCAGATCCTCTGA
- the IGSF9 gene encoding protein turtle homolog A isoform X2 — protein MVWCLSLAILSLIISQGADGRGKPEAVSGRAGESAVLGCDLLPPAGRPPLHVIEWLRFGFLLPIFIQFGLYSPRIDPAYVGRVRLQKGASLQIEGLRAEDQGWYECRVLFLDQHRPEDDSANGSWVHLTVNSPPQFLETPPQVLEVRELEPVTLRCAARGSPQPRVTWKLRGQDLGQGQSQVQNGTLRIRRVERGSSGVYTCQASSTEGSATHATQLLVLGPPVIVVPPKNSTVNASQDVSLACQAEAYPANLTYSWFQDSTNVFHISRLQPRVRILVDGSLRLQAAQPDDAGRYTCVPSNGLSRPPSASAYLTVLYPAQVTAMPPETPLPVGMRGVIRCPVRANPPLLFVSWTKDGQALQLDKFPGWSQGPEGSLIIALGNEDVLGEYSCTPYNRLGTAGPSPVTRVLLKAPPAFLERPKEEYFQEVGRELLIPCSARGDPSPTISWAKVGRGLQGQAQVESNSSLILRPLTKEAHGRWECTASNAVARVATSTNVYVLGTSPHVVTNVSVVPLPKGANVSWEPGFDGGYLQRFSVWYTPLAKRPDRAHYDWVSLAVPVGAAHLLVPGLQPHTQYQFSVLAQNKLGSGPFSEIVLSAPEGLPTTPAAPSPPPTEMLPPLPPPRGLVAVRTPRGVLLHWDPPELVPKRLDGYVLEARQGSQGWEVLDRAVAGSEMQLLVPGLIKDVLYEFRLVAFAGSYVSDPSNTANVSTSGLEVYPSRTQLPGLLPQPVLAGVVGGVCFLGVAVLVSILAACLMNRRRAARRHRKRLRQDPPLIFSPAGKSAPHSASGSGSPDSVAKLKLQGSPVPSLRQSLLWGEPAGPPSPPPDPPPSRGPLPLEPICRGPDGRFVMGPKVGTSQEKSGPEQAEPRTPAQRQARSCDGSSSPSGMPQPLCIADISPVRPPPAAPPSSLPGPGPLLQYLSLPFFREMNVDGDWPPLEEPAPPPDYMDTRPRPTSSLLHPLDSRSEFPRAALPGAVLGVGASPEPPYTALTDWTPRERLLPSLLPAAPRGSLTSQSSGRGSASFLRPPSTAPSAGGSYLSPAPGDTSSWASGPERWPRREHVVTVSTRRNTSVDENYEWDSEFPGDMELLETLHLGLTGPRSRLEAEPELGAKTPEEGCLLSTAHAPGPEARCAALREEFLAFRRRRDAARFRLPAYRQPVSHPEQATLL, from the exons GGCGTGTCCGGCTTCAGAAGGGGGCATCTCTCCAGATCGAGGGGCTCCGGGCTGAGGACCAGGGCTGGTACGAGTGCCGCgtgctcttcctggaccagcacAGACCTGAGGACGACTCTGCTAACGGCTCCTGGGTGCACCTCACAGTCAATT CACCCCCTCAATTCCTGGAGACACCTCCCCAGGTGCTGGAAGTGCGGGAACTGGAGCCTGTGACCCTGCGTTGCGCGGCCCGCGGCAGCCCCCAACCTCGTGTGACTTGGAAGCTCCGAGGACAGGACCTCGGCCAGGGCCAGAGTCAG GTGCAGAACGGGACGCTGCGGATCCGGAGGGTGGAGCGAGGCAGCTCCGGGGTCTACACCTGCCAAGCCTCCAGCACTGAGGGCAGCGCCACCCACGCCACCCAGCTGCTGGTGCTAG GACCCCCAGTCATCGTGGTGCCCCCCAAGAACAGCACGGTCAATGCCTCCCAGGATGTTTCCCTGGCCTGCCAGGCTGAGGCGTACCCCGCTAACCTCACCTACAGCTGGTTCCAGGACAGCACCAATGTCTTCCACATTAG CCGCCTGCAGCCCCGAGTGCGGATCCTGGTGGATGGCAGCTTGAGGCTGCAGGCCGCCCAGCCTGATGATGCGGGCCGCTACACCTGTGTACCCAGCAACGGCCTTTCGCGCCCACCCTCGGCCTCTGCCTACCTCACTGTTCTCT ACCCCGCCCAGGTGACTGCCATGCCTCCTGAGACACCCCTGCCCGTGGGCATGCGGGGGGTGATCCGGTGCCCGGTTCGTGCCAACCCCCCACTGCTCTTTGTCAGCTGGACCAAGGATGGGCAGGCCCTGCAGCTGGACAAG TTCCCTGGCTGGTCCCAGGGCCCAGAAGGCTCCCTGATCATTGCCCTGGGGAATGAGGATGTGCTGGGAGAATACTCCTGCACCCCCTACAACCGTCTTGGCACTGCAGGGCCCTCCCCGGTGACCCGCGTGCTGCTCAAG GCTCCCCCAGCTTTTCTAGAACGGCCCAAGGAAGAATATTTCCAAGAAGTAGGGCGGGAGCTACTCATCCCCTGCTCTGCCCGAGGAGACCCTTCGCCTACTATCTCTTGGGCTAAG GTGGGCCGGGGGCTGCAGGGCCAGGCCCAGGTGGAGAGCAACAGTAGCCTTATCCTGCGACCATTGACCAAGGAGGCCCACGGGCGCTGGGAGTGCACGGCCAGCAATGCTGTGGCCCGAGTGGCCACCTCCACCAACGTCTACGTGCTGG GCACCAGCCCCCACGTTGTCACCAATGTGTCCGTCGTGCCTTTGCCCAAGGGTGCCAATGTCTCCTGGGAGCCTGGCTTTGATGGTGGCTATCTGCAGAGATTCAGCGTCTGGTACACCCCATT GGCAAAGCGTCCTGACCGAGCCCACTACGACTGGGTGTCCTTGGCGGTGCCCGTGGGGGCTGCTCACCTCCTAGTGCCAGGCCTGCAGCCCCACACCCAGTACCAGTTCAGCGTCCTCGCTCAGAACAAGCTGGGGAGCGGGCCCTTCAGCGAGATCGTCTTGTCTGCCCCTGAAG GGCTTCCTACCACACCAGCTGCCCCCAGTCCTCCCCCAACAGAGATgctgcctcccctgccccctccgaGAGGTCTGGTGGCAGTGAGGACACCCCGGGGGGTACTCCTGCATTGGGATCCCCCGGAACTGGTCCCTAAGAGACTGGATGGCTACGTCCTGGAGGCACGGCAAGGCTCCCAGGGGTGGGAGGTGCTGGATCGGGCCGTGGCAGGCAGTGAAATGCAGTTGTTGGTGCCAGGACTTATCAAG GACGTTCTCTACGAGTTCCGCCTGGTGGCCTTCGCCGGTAGCTATGTCAGTGATCCCAGCAACACGGCCAACGTCTCCACTTCTG GCCTGGAGGTCTACCCCTCGCGCACACAGCTGCCGGGCCTCCTGCCCCAGCCAGTGCTGGCCGGCGTGGTGGGCGGGGTCTGCTTCCTGGGCGTGGCTGTCCTCGTGAGTATCCTGGCCGCTTGCCTTATGAACCGGCGCAGAGCCGCGCGTCGCCACCGCAAACGCCTCCGCCAAG ATCCACCTCTTATCTTCTCTCCGGCCGGGAAGTCAGCTCCCCA CTCTGCTTCGGGCTCGGGCAGTCCTGACAGCGTGGCGAAGCTGAAGCTCCAGGGCTCCCCAGTCCCCAGCCTGCGCCAGAGTCTGCTCTGGGGGGAACCCGCTGgaccccccagcccccctccgGATCCTCCACCTAGCCGAGGGCCCTTACCCCTGGAGCCCATTTGCCGGGGACCAGATGGGCGATTTGTGATGGGACCCAAGGTGGGGACCTCCCAAGAAAAGTCAGGCCCTGAGCAGGCTGAGCCTCGGACCCCTGCTCAGCGTCAGGCCAGGTCCTGtgatggcagcagcagccccagtggGATGCCCCAGCCCCTCTGCATTGCAGACATCAGCCCTGTGAGGCCCCCTCCAGCAGCGCCTCCCAGTTCCCTGCCAGGTCCAGGACCCCTGCTCCAGTACCTGAGCCTGCCCTTCTTCAGGGAGATGAATGTCGATGGGGACTGGCCCCCCTTGGAggagcctgcccctcccccagactACATGGATACCCGGCCCCGCCCCACCTcatctctcctccaccccctggACTCCCGCTCTGAGTTCCCCAGGGCAGCGCTTCCTGGGGCCGTGCTTGGGGTTGGGGCCTCCCCAGAACCCCCGTACACAGCACTGACTGACTGGACGCCGAGGGAGCGGCTGCTGCCAAGCCTTCTGCCTGCCGCGCCTCGGGGCAGCCTCACGAGCCAGAGCAGTGGGCGGGGCAGCGCCTCCTTCCTTCGGCCCCCCTCCACGGCCCCCTCTGCAGGAGGCAGCTACCTCAGCCCCGCTCCAGGAGACACCAGCAGCTGGGCCAGTGGCCCTGAGAGGTGGCCCCGAAGGGAGCATGTGGTGACAGTCAGCACGAG GAGGAACACATCTGTGGATGAGAACTATGAATGGGACTCAGAATTCCCAGGGGACATGGAATTGCTGGAGACTCTGCACCTGGGCTTGACTGGCCCTCGATCCCGACTTGAAGCTGAGCCAGAGCTAG GTGCGAAGACTCCAGAGGAGGGCTGCCTCCTGAGTACTGCCCACGCTCCTGGCCCCGAGGCCCGCTGTGCTGCCCTTCGGGAGGAATTCCTGGCCTTCCGCCGCCGTCGAGATGCTGCTAGGTTCCGGCTACCGGCCTATCGACAGCCAGTCTCCCACCCTGAACAGGCCACTCTGCTGTGA
- the TAGLN2 gene encoding transgelin-2 isoform X2: MANRGPSYGLSREVQQKIEKQYDTDLEQILIQWITTQCRKDVGRPQPGRENFQNWLKDGTVLCELINGLYPEGQAPVRKIQASTMAFKQMEQISQFLQAAERYGINTTDIFQTVDLWEGKNMACVQRTLMNLGGLAVAQNNGLFCGDPNWFPKKSKENPRNFSDNQLQEGKNVIGLQMGTNRGASQAGMTGYGMPRQIL, encoded by the exons ATGGCCAACAGGGGACCTTCCTACGGCCTGAGCCGGGAGGTGCAGCAGAAGATTGAGAAACAATATGATACGGACCTGGAGCAGATCCTGATCCAATGGATCACCACCCAGTGCCGCAAGGATGTGGGCCGGCCCCAGCCTGGGCGCGAGAACTTCCAGAACTGGCTCAAGGATGGCACG GTGCTGTGTGAGCTCATTAATGGGCTGTACCCCGAGGGGCAGGCCCCAGTGAGGAAGATCCAGGCCTCCACCATGGCCTTCAAGCAGATGGAGCAGATCTCCCAGTTCCTGCAAGCAGCCGAGCGCTACGGCATCAACACCACTGACATCTTCCAGACTGTGGACCTCTGGGAAG GAAAGAACATGGCCTGTGTGCAGCGGACACTGATGAACCTGGGTGGGCTGGCGGTAGCCCAGAACAATGGGCTCTTCTGTGGAGATCCCAACTGGTTTCCCAA GAAATCCAAGGAGAACCCTCGGAACTTCTCAGACAACCAGCTGCAGGAGGGCAAGAATGTGATTGGGTTACAGATGGGGACCAACCGCGGGGCATCTCAGGCAGGCATGACCGGCTACGGGATGCCACGCCAGATCCTCTGA
- the IGSF9 gene encoding protein turtle homolog A isoform X1, producing the protein MVWCLSLAILSLIISQGADGRGKPEAVSGRAGESAVLGCDLLPPAGRPPLHVIEWLRFGFLLPIFIQFGLYSPRIDPAYVGRVRLQKGASLQIEGLRAEDQGWYECRVLFLDQHRPEDDSANGSWVHLTVNSPPQFLETPPQVLEVRELEPVTLRCAARGSPQPRVTWKLRGQDLGQGQSQVQVQNGTLRIRRVERGSSGVYTCQASSTEGSATHATQLLVLGPPVIVVPPKNSTVNASQDVSLACQAEAYPANLTYSWFQDSTNVFHISRLQPRVRILVDGSLRLQAAQPDDAGRYTCVPSNGLSRPPSASAYLTVLYPAQVTAMPPETPLPVGMRGVIRCPVRANPPLLFVSWTKDGQALQLDKFPGWSQGPEGSLIIALGNEDVLGEYSCTPYNRLGTAGPSPVTRVLLKAPPAFLERPKEEYFQEVGRELLIPCSARGDPSPTISWAKVGRGLQGQAQVESNSSLILRPLTKEAHGRWECTASNAVARVATSTNVYVLGTSPHVVTNVSVVPLPKGANVSWEPGFDGGYLQRFSVWYTPLAKRPDRAHYDWVSLAVPVGAAHLLVPGLQPHTQYQFSVLAQNKLGSGPFSEIVLSAPEGLPTTPAAPSPPPTEMLPPLPPPRGLVAVRTPRGVLLHWDPPELVPKRLDGYVLEARQGSQGWEVLDRAVAGSEMQLLVPGLIKDVLYEFRLVAFAGSYVSDPSNTANVSTSGLEVYPSRTQLPGLLPQPVLAGVVGGVCFLGVAVLVSILAACLMNRRRAARRHRKRLRQDPPLIFSPAGKSAPHSASGSGSPDSVAKLKLQGSPVPSLRQSLLWGEPAGPPSPPPDPPPSRGPLPLEPICRGPDGRFVMGPKVGTSQEKSGPEQAEPRTPAQRQARSCDGSSSPSGMPQPLCIADISPVRPPPAAPPSSLPGPGPLLQYLSLPFFREMNVDGDWPPLEEPAPPPDYMDTRPRPTSSLLHPLDSRSEFPRAALPGAVLGVGASPEPPYTALTDWTPRERLLPSLLPAAPRGSLTSQSSGRGSASFLRPPSTAPSAGGSYLSPAPGDTSSWASGPERWPRREHVVTVSTRRNTSVDENYEWDSEFPGDMELLETLHLGLTGPRSRLEAEPELGAKTPEEGCLLSTAHAPGPEARCAALREEFLAFRRRRDAARFRLPAYRQPVSHPEQATLL; encoded by the exons GGCGTGTCCGGCTTCAGAAGGGGGCATCTCTCCAGATCGAGGGGCTCCGGGCTGAGGACCAGGGCTGGTACGAGTGCCGCgtgctcttcctggaccagcacAGACCTGAGGACGACTCTGCTAACGGCTCCTGGGTGCACCTCACAGTCAATT CACCCCCTCAATTCCTGGAGACACCTCCCCAGGTGCTGGAAGTGCGGGAACTGGAGCCTGTGACCCTGCGTTGCGCGGCCCGCGGCAGCCCCCAACCTCGTGTGACTTGGAAGCTCCGAGGACAGGACCTCGGCCAGGGCCAGAGTCAGGTGCAA GTGCAGAACGGGACGCTGCGGATCCGGAGGGTGGAGCGAGGCAGCTCCGGGGTCTACACCTGCCAAGCCTCCAGCACTGAGGGCAGCGCCACCCACGCCACCCAGCTGCTGGTGCTAG GACCCCCAGTCATCGTGGTGCCCCCCAAGAACAGCACGGTCAATGCCTCCCAGGATGTTTCCCTGGCCTGCCAGGCTGAGGCGTACCCCGCTAACCTCACCTACAGCTGGTTCCAGGACAGCACCAATGTCTTCCACATTAG CCGCCTGCAGCCCCGAGTGCGGATCCTGGTGGATGGCAGCTTGAGGCTGCAGGCCGCCCAGCCTGATGATGCGGGCCGCTACACCTGTGTACCCAGCAACGGCCTTTCGCGCCCACCCTCGGCCTCTGCCTACCTCACTGTTCTCT ACCCCGCCCAGGTGACTGCCATGCCTCCTGAGACACCCCTGCCCGTGGGCATGCGGGGGGTGATCCGGTGCCCGGTTCGTGCCAACCCCCCACTGCTCTTTGTCAGCTGGACCAAGGATGGGCAGGCCCTGCAGCTGGACAAG TTCCCTGGCTGGTCCCAGGGCCCAGAAGGCTCCCTGATCATTGCCCTGGGGAATGAGGATGTGCTGGGAGAATACTCCTGCACCCCCTACAACCGTCTTGGCACTGCAGGGCCCTCCCCGGTGACCCGCGTGCTGCTCAAG GCTCCCCCAGCTTTTCTAGAACGGCCCAAGGAAGAATATTTCCAAGAAGTAGGGCGGGAGCTACTCATCCCCTGCTCTGCCCGAGGAGACCCTTCGCCTACTATCTCTTGGGCTAAG GTGGGCCGGGGGCTGCAGGGCCAGGCCCAGGTGGAGAGCAACAGTAGCCTTATCCTGCGACCATTGACCAAGGAGGCCCACGGGCGCTGGGAGTGCACGGCCAGCAATGCTGTGGCCCGAGTGGCCACCTCCACCAACGTCTACGTGCTGG GCACCAGCCCCCACGTTGTCACCAATGTGTCCGTCGTGCCTTTGCCCAAGGGTGCCAATGTCTCCTGGGAGCCTGGCTTTGATGGTGGCTATCTGCAGAGATTCAGCGTCTGGTACACCCCATT GGCAAAGCGTCCTGACCGAGCCCACTACGACTGGGTGTCCTTGGCGGTGCCCGTGGGGGCTGCTCACCTCCTAGTGCCAGGCCTGCAGCCCCACACCCAGTACCAGTTCAGCGTCCTCGCTCAGAACAAGCTGGGGAGCGGGCCCTTCAGCGAGATCGTCTTGTCTGCCCCTGAAG GGCTTCCTACCACACCAGCTGCCCCCAGTCCTCCCCCAACAGAGATgctgcctcccctgccccctccgaGAGGTCTGGTGGCAGTGAGGACACCCCGGGGGGTACTCCTGCATTGGGATCCCCCGGAACTGGTCCCTAAGAGACTGGATGGCTACGTCCTGGAGGCACGGCAAGGCTCCCAGGGGTGGGAGGTGCTGGATCGGGCCGTGGCAGGCAGTGAAATGCAGTTGTTGGTGCCAGGACTTATCAAG GACGTTCTCTACGAGTTCCGCCTGGTGGCCTTCGCCGGTAGCTATGTCAGTGATCCCAGCAACACGGCCAACGTCTCCACTTCTG GCCTGGAGGTCTACCCCTCGCGCACACAGCTGCCGGGCCTCCTGCCCCAGCCAGTGCTGGCCGGCGTGGTGGGCGGGGTCTGCTTCCTGGGCGTGGCTGTCCTCGTGAGTATCCTGGCCGCTTGCCTTATGAACCGGCGCAGAGCCGCGCGTCGCCACCGCAAACGCCTCCGCCAAG ATCCACCTCTTATCTTCTCTCCGGCCGGGAAGTCAGCTCCCCA CTCTGCTTCGGGCTCGGGCAGTCCTGACAGCGTGGCGAAGCTGAAGCTCCAGGGCTCCCCAGTCCCCAGCCTGCGCCAGAGTCTGCTCTGGGGGGAACCCGCTGgaccccccagcccccctccgGATCCTCCACCTAGCCGAGGGCCCTTACCCCTGGAGCCCATTTGCCGGGGACCAGATGGGCGATTTGTGATGGGACCCAAGGTGGGGACCTCCCAAGAAAAGTCAGGCCCTGAGCAGGCTGAGCCTCGGACCCCTGCTCAGCGTCAGGCCAGGTCCTGtgatggcagcagcagccccagtggGATGCCCCAGCCCCTCTGCATTGCAGACATCAGCCCTGTGAGGCCCCCTCCAGCAGCGCCTCCCAGTTCCCTGCCAGGTCCAGGACCCCTGCTCCAGTACCTGAGCCTGCCCTTCTTCAGGGAGATGAATGTCGATGGGGACTGGCCCCCCTTGGAggagcctgcccctcccccagactACATGGATACCCGGCCCCGCCCCACCTcatctctcctccaccccctggACTCCCGCTCTGAGTTCCCCAGGGCAGCGCTTCCTGGGGCCGTGCTTGGGGTTGGGGCCTCCCCAGAACCCCCGTACACAGCACTGACTGACTGGACGCCGAGGGAGCGGCTGCTGCCAAGCCTTCTGCCTGCCGCGCCTCGGGGCAGCCTCACGAGCCAGAGCAGTGGGCGGGGCAGCGCCTCCTTCCTTCGGCCCCCCTCCACGGCCCCCTCTGCAGGAGGCAGCTACCTCAGCCCCGCTCCAGGAGACACCAGCAGCTGGGCCAGTGGCCCTGAGAGGTGGCCCCGAAGGGAGCATGTGGTGACAGTCAGCACGAG GAGGAACACATCTGTGGATGAGAACTATGAATGGGACTCAGAATTCCCAGGGGACATGGAATTGCTGGAGACTCTGCACCTGGGCTTGACTGGCCCTCGATCCCGACTTGAAGCTGAGCCAGAGCTAG GTGCGAAGACTCCAGAGGAGGGCTGCCTCCTGAGTACTGCCCACGCTCCTGGCCCCGAGGCCCGCTGTGCTGCCCTTCGGGAGGAATTCCTGGCCTTCCGCCGCCGTCGAGATGCTGCTAGGTTCCGGCTACCGGCCTATCGACAGCCAGTCTCCCACCCTGAACAGGCCACTCTGCTGTGA